In the genome of Streptomyces collinus, one region contains:
- a CDS encoding trypsin-like serine peptidase: MPGIPDSNRPPLSAAEIRTSPLHVPQHQVPDPNGLKPVELPKSTVVPVKTPAAGAQPAADLQPSMPDHQDGISFEPNRFQVGEPPQLVFAGQELEPLLVFNPDGRRVYDDRSFPWVLACNVSSGSGSGSGALIGPRHVLTASHVIDWQALTVSVSLVQGSTQLASAGGTHIMAYEHIVDVTYSNADDDYAVVMLDRRLGDGFGFFGCRTYDSGWDNETANWFNIAYERIIHSTAANFQTGFFLDEDDFDLGGGRMLITKTGDFLKGMSGSPVFGFWNEGPFVVGVASAGAGGGLGGNYNAIAGGNNLTRLVNKARADFP, translated from the coding sequence ATGCCTGGCATCCCGGATTCGAACCGCCCTCCGCTCTCCGCAGCGGAGATCCGCACCTCCCCCCTGCACGTTCCCCAGCACCAGGTCCCCGACCCCAACGGCCTCAAGCCCGTCGAGCTGCCCAAGTCGACGGTGGTGCCCGTGAAGACCCCGGCGGCCGGGGCTCAGCCGGCCGCCGACCTCCAGCCGTCGATGCCGGACCACCAGGACGGCATCAGCTTCGAACCGAACCGCTTCCAGGTCGGCGAACCTCCCCAGCTCGTCTTCGCCGGGCAGGAACTGGAACCGCTCCTGGTCTTCAACCCCGACGGCCGGCGCGTCTACGACGACCGGTCCTTCCCCTGGGTGCTGGCCTGCAACGTGTCCTCGGGCTCCGGGAGCGGCTCCGGCGCCCTGATCGGCCCGCGGCACGTCCTGACCGCCAGCCACGTCATCGACTGGCAGGCGCTCACCGTCTCCGTGAGCCTCGTCCAGGGCTCCACCCAGCTCGCGAGCGCGGGCGGCACCCACATCATGGCCTACGAGCACATCGTGGACGTGACGTACAGCAACGCCGACGACGACTACGCGGTGGTCATGCTCGACAGGCGGCTCGGTGACGGCTTCGGCTTCTTCGGCTGCCGCACCTACGACTCCGGCTGGGACAACGAGACCGCGAACTGGTTCAACATCGCCTACGAGCGGATCATCCACTCCACGGCGGCGAACTTCCAGACCGGCTTCTTCCTCGACGAGGACGACTTCGACCTCGGCGGCGGCCGCATGCTGATCACCAAGACCGGCGACTTCCTCAAGGGCATGTCGGGCAGTCCGGTCTTCGGCTTCTGGAACGAGGGGCCCTTCGTGGTCGGCGTGGCCAGCGCCGGTGCCGGCGGCGGCCTCGGCGGCAACTACAACGCCATAGCCGGCGGCAACAACCTCACCCGTCTCGTGAACAAGGCCAGGGCCGACTTCCCCTGA